The Fortiea contorta PCC 7126 genome has a segment encoding these proteins:
- the hpnJ gene encoding hopanoid biosynthesis associated radical SAM protein HpnJ gives MKKTLFLSPPSFDGFDGGAGSRYQAKREITSFWYPTWLAQPAALVPGSKLVDAPPHNQTVADVLEIAKDYELVIMHTSTPSLSNDVKCAEAIKAQNPDVQIGFVGAHVAVLAEETLRDHPVIDFVCRNEFDYTCKELAEDKPWAQIKGLSYRDRHNDICHNEERPLIHDWDAMPSVLPTYARDLDINKYFIGYLLHPYISFYTGRGCPAKCTFCLWPQTIGGHLYRHKSPEAVGREMEEAKAIFGDKVREYMFDDDTFTIDKHRAIAISEHMQRLKLTWSCNARANLDYDTLKTLRDNGLRLLLVGFESGNQDILNRIKKGIKLEVAREFMKNCHKLGITVHGTFIIGLPVETQETIEETIRFACELSPHTIQVSIAAPYPGTELYEQAKENGWFTDQSLVANSGIQTSTLQYPNLSSAAIEDAVERMYRKFYFRPQAIIPIVREMLGDRQMLVRRLREGGEFFSYLKERRNQATANAKHLVGARE, from the coding sequence GTGAAAAAAACTCTATTCCTCAGCCCTCCTTCCTTCGATGGGTTTGATGGCGGTGCTGGCTCAAGATACCAAGCCAAGCGCGAAATTACATCTTTTTGGTATCCTACATGGTTGGCTCAACCTGCAGCCCTTGTTCCTGGTAGCAAGCTGGTAGATGCGCCACCACATAATCAAACTGTGGCAGATGTGCTAGAAATCGCCAAGGATTACGAGCTGGTTATTATGCACACCAGCACACCTTCACTGAGTAATGATGTCAAGTGTGCGGAAGCGATTAAAGCCCAAAATCCAGATGTCCAAATTGGCTTTGTTGGCGCCCATGTAGCCGTTTTAGCAGAAGAGACACTACGAGACCACCCGGTGATTGATTTTGTTTGTCGCAACGAATTCGACTATACCTGCAAAGAACTAGCCGAAGACAAACCCTGGGCACAAATCAAAGGTTTGAGTTACCGCGATCGCCACAATGATATCTGCCACAATGAAGAACGTCCATTAATCCACGACTGGGATGCTATGCCTAGTGTCCTCCCCACCTACGCCCGTGACTTAGACATCAACAAATACTTTATCGGCTACCTACTGCATCCCTACATTTCCTTTTACACTGGGCGTGGTTGTCCAGCAAAATGCACCTTCTGTCTCTGGCCGCAAACTATCGGTGGACATCTCTATCGTCATAAAAGCCCGGAAGCTGTGGGACGAGAGATGGAGGAAGCCAAAGCAATTTTTGGCGACAAGGTGCGGGAATATATGTTTGATGACGATACTTTCACCATTGATAAACATCGGGCGATCGCTATTAGTGAACACATGCAGCGACTCAAATTAACATGGAGTTGCAACGCCCGTGCCAATCTCGATTATGATACCCTAAAAACATTACGCGACAACGGTCTGCGGTTGTTACTGGTTGGTTTTGAATCTGGTAATCAAGATATTCTCAACCGCATCAAAAAGGGTATCAAGCTGGAAGTGGCGCGGGAATTTATGAAAAATTGCCACAAACTTGGCATCACCGTTCATGGCACTTTCATTATCGGTTTACCTGTGGAAACTCAGGAAACTATCGAAGAAACAATCCGTTTCGCCTGTGAACTCAGCCCCCACACCATCCAAGTTTCCATCGCCGCACCCTACCCCGGTACGGAACTTTATGAACAAGCCAAGGAAAACGGCTGGTTTACAGATCAATCTTTAGTGGCTAACTCCGGTATTCAAACCTCAACACTGCAATATCCCAATCTTTCCAGTGCGGCGATTGAAGATGCAGTCGAGCGCATGTACCGCAAATTCTACTTCCGTCCCCAAGCGATTATCCCCATTGTGCGCGAAATGTTGGGCGATCGCCAGATGTTGGTACGTCGTCTGCGCGAAGGTGGAGAGTTTTTCTCCTACCTCAAAGAACGCCGCAACCAAGCCACCGCCAATGCTAAACATCTAGTAGGGGCTAGGGAGTAG
- the hpnK gene encoding hopanoid biosynthesis-associated protein HpnK yields the protein MPNSQRPRFAIINGDDFGFSHGVNQAIIQAHEQGVLTSTSLMVTGDAAEEAIAWARNHPSLAVGLHLVLVCGQSALPPSQIPHLVDAMGNFSNSPLQAGLRYQFHPAIREELWREIRAQLKKFHNSGLSLSHVDGHLHLHTHPVILRILVELAPEFDIKVIRLPKEELRLNLKLDKHNLLTKLAWSGVFGGLRRYGEGLLKAHNISFAEQVYGLLQTGKMNEAYLLNLIPQIQADLVEIYSHPAVLKTGEPLNGPPQSGEMELTALLSDQVREALSANGFERINWIDYCNQQHR from the coding sequence ATGCCTAATTCCCAACGTCCACGCTTCGCTATCATTAATGGCGATGATTTCGGTTTTTCTCACGGTGTCAATCAGGCGATTATCCAAGCCCATGAACAAGGGGTGCTAACTAGCACCAGTTTGATGGTAACGGGTGATGCGGCTGAGGAGGCGATCGCCTGGGCACGTAATCACCCCAGTTTGGCTGTCGGGTTACATTTAGTATTAGTATGCGGTCAGTCGGCCCTACCACCTTCCCAGATTCCCCATCTGGTTGACGCTATGGGCAATTTTTCTAACAGTCCTCTGCAAGCTGGGTTGCGTTACCAATTCCATCCCGCTATCCGTGAGGAACTATGGCGAGAAATCCGCGCCCAATTAAAAAAATTTCATAATTCTGGGTTGTCCCTGTCTCATGTGGATGGGCATTTACATTTACACACTCATCCAGTAATTTTACGTATATTGGTAGAGTTAGCGCCAGAGTTTGATATCAAAGTCATCAGGCTACCAAAGGAAGAATTGAGGCTAAATTTGAAGCTGGACAAGCACAATTTGCTAACTAAGCTGGCGTGGTCTGGTGTGTTTGGTGGCTTGCGGCGCTACGGTGAGGGTTTATTAAAAGCTCATAATATCAGTTTTGCCGAGCAGGTCTACGGGTTGCTGCAAACTGGGAAGATGAACGAGGCATATTTGCTAAATCTGATACCGCAAATTCAAGCCGATTTAGTAGAAATTTATTCACACCCAGCAGTATTAAAGACTGGGGAACCACTGAATGGCCCGCCGCAGTCTGGAGAAATGGAACTGACAGCGCTGTTGAGTGATCAAGTCCGGGAAGCGCTATCAGCTAATGGTTTTGAGCGAATTAACTGGATTGACTATTGCAATCAGCAACACCGCTAA
- the sbcC gene encoding exonuclease subunit SbcC, whose protein sequence is MIPVQLILKNFLSYRDASLDFSGLHTACICGSNGAGKSSLLEAITWAIWGESRAATEDDVIHSGSKEVRVDFTFENNQQKYRVIRTRIRGGTGVLEFQIETPSGFRPLTGKGVRATQDVILEHIKLDYDTFINSAYLRQGRADEFMLKRPAERKEILAELLKLNQYDELEQRAKESANQLKARAEELERSLEGMKTQLQQREVTQTQRSDLASELNQLQQVQAFENIQLQSLQVVQHQRQNWEQQLGFVRQQYHNLNQDCDRLQQEQSAVKSQLADLAGILQQEAQIKAGYIQHQSLQSQEEALTAKFAEYTRAQQSRQQQQQQLTKQIQELERQLQQAQAQLEALLQQEREIQQTLTKSGEVEAALAQLAAARQHVAHLDELQMRVTPLLKQRLSLQSQLDRTHAGLVARIEQLQATENQLQRQQGRQPQLQQAVMDVGVQIEELEKKRVYLQRVQEKGQERRHFIERLQAHQRDYEKLIGELEQKLQMLQTPNALCPLCERPLDEHHWDRVVDKTETELQDTQGQFWVVREQMAVSDREIQVLRQEYREISQQLAAYDALREQRGQLAAQLQATSDVEEQLELIAAEKEHLERSLHAGSYAPEKQAELQQLDQYLQQLNYDEQNHALARSEVERWRWAEIKLQQIKDATKRQGQLAARKPELQSHIDQLEVRIEQEQTDSDLAIKITDLDRYITEIGYNAEQHNQARIAIRQTQSWELRYQQLLSSQQQYPQLQARWQELEASKNSRLAQRQTLTVQIEDFVQQLEATANPTSQIQALEQQLQIRRRELDEKIAKLGRLDELAHQLETLQIQYEQQQQLLQSCKQEYRVYQELVVAFGKKGIQALMIENVLPQLEAETNQLLSRLSANQLHVQFITQKAGRNSKSTKKNVKLIDTLDILIADAKGTRAYETYSGGEAFRINFAIRLALAKLLAQRAGAALQLLIVDEGFGTQDAEGCDRLIAAINAISADFACILTVTHMPHLKEAFQARIEVNKSQQGSQIRLLI, encoded by the coding sequence ATGATCCCAGTACAACTTATCCTCAAAAACTTCCTCAGTTACCGTGATGCATCTTTAGATTTCAGCGGTTTGCACACGGCTTGTATTTGTGGTTCTAATGGTGCAGGTAAATCTTCCCTCTTGGAAGCAATCACTTGGGCAATTTGGGGTGAAAGCCGCGCCGCGACTGAAGATGATGTGATCCATTCTGGCTCGAAGGAAGTTCGAGTCGATTTCACCTTTGAAAATAATCAGCAAAAATATCGAGTAATTCGCACCCGAATTCGTGGTGGAACCGGCGTTTTAGAATTTCAAATTGAAACACCTTCTGGGTTTCGTCCACTAACGGGTAAAGGGGTAAGGGCGACGCAGGATGTGATTTTAGAGCATATCAAGCTTGATTATGATACTTTTATTAATTCAGCTTACTTGCGTCAAGGGCGTGCCGATGAATTTATGCTCAAGCGCCCGGCTGAACGGAAAGAAATTTTAGCAGAATTGTTGAAACTCAATCAGTATGATGAACTGGAGCAAAGAGCTAAGGAATCTGCAAATCAGTTGAAAGCTAGAGCAGAAGAATTAGAACGGTCTTTGGAGGGGATGAAAACTCAACTACAACAACGAGAAGTCACACAAACCCAAAGATCAGATTTAGCCAGTGAACTGAACCAATTGCAACAAGTCCAGGCTTTTGAGAATATCCAGTTACAAAGTTTGCAGGTGGTGCAGCACCAGCGGCAAAATTGGGAACAACAGCTAGGTTTTGTGAGGCAACAATATCATAATTTGAATCAAGACTGCGATCGCCTGCAACAAGAACAGTCAGCCGTAAAAAGTCAGTTAGCAGATTTAGCGGGTATCTTACAGCAAGAAGCACAAATCAAAGCCGGCTACATTCAACACCAAAGTCTGCAATCTCAAGAAGAAGCTTTAACAGCCAAGTTTGCAGAATACACCCGTGCTCAACAGTCTCGCCAACAACAGCAGCAACAATTAACTAAACAAATTCAAGAACTGGAACGCCAACTGCAACAAGCCCAAGCTCAATTGGAAGCTTTGCTACAACAAGAGCGAGAAATTCAGCAAACTCTGACCAAATCAGGGGAAGTAGAAGCAGCTTTGGCGCAATTAGCCGCAGCACGTCAGCATGTGGCGCATCTGGATGAATTGCAAATGCGCGTCACTCCCTTGTTGAAACAACGGCTCAGTTTACAAAGCCAACTTGACCGCACTCATGCTGGTTTGGTAGCGCGTATCGAACAACTCCAAGCGACAGAAAACCAACTACAACGCCAGCAGGGGCGCCAACCCCAACTGCAACAAGCGGTGATGGATGTGGGAGTGCAGATTGAAGAGTTGGAAAAAAAGCGGGTTTATCTACAGCGTGTCCAAGAAAAAGGACAGGAAAGGCGTCATTTTATTGAACGCTTGCAAGCTCATCAACGAGATTATGAAAAACTCATCGGAGAATTAGAGCAGAAATTGCAAATGCTCCAGACTCCCAATGCTCTTTGTCCTTTGTGTGAGCGTCCTTTAGATGAGCACCATTGGGATCGGGTAGTAGACAAAACCGAAACCGAGTTGCAAGATACTCAAGGACAATTTTGGGTAGTCCGAGAACAGATGGCTGTGTCAGACAGAGAAATTCAGGTATTGAGGCAAGAATATCGGGAAATTTCCCAACAATTAGCCGCTTATGATGCTTTAAGGGAACAGCGGGGACAGCTGGCTGCTCAGTTACAAGCCACCAGCGATGTGGAAGAACAGTTAGAATTAATTGCAGCGGAGAAAGAACATTTAGAGCGATCGCTCCACGCAGGCAGTTACGCCCCAGAAAAGCAAGCCGAACTGCAACAATTAGACCAATATCTGCAACAATTAAATTATGATGAGCAAAACCATGCCCTAGCTCGGAGCGAGGTCGAGCGCTGGCGGTGGGCAGAAATTAAACTCCAACAAATTAAAGATGCTACCAAGCGCCAAGGCCAACTTGCAGCCCGCAAACCAGAACTACAAAGCCACATAGACCAATTAGAAGTCAGAATTGAGCAGGAACAAACTGATTCTGATTTAGCTATAAAAATTACTGACCTAGACCGTTATATTACGGAAATTGGCTACAATGCAGAGCAGCACAATCAAGCGCGAATAGCGATCCGACAAACTCAATCTTGGGAGTTACGCTATCAGCAGCTGCTCTCATCTCAACAACAATATCCCCAACTTCAGGCGAGATGGCAAGAATTGGAAGCCTCTAAAAATAGCAGACTAGCTCAAAGACAAACGCTAACTGTTCAAATTGAAGATTTTGTTCAACAGCTAGAAGCCACAGCAAACCCAACTAGTCAGATTCAAGCTTTAGAGCAACAGTTGCAAATCCGCAGACGGGAACTTGATGAAAAGATAGCCAAGTTGGGACGCTTGGACGAGTTAGCTCACCAGTTGGAAACCCTGCAAATTCAGTATGAGCAACAGCAACAACTACTGCAATCCTGTAAGCAGGAATATCGAGTGTATCAGGAATTGGTCGTGGCTTTTGGTAAAAAAGGCATCCAAGCTTTGATGATTGAAAATGTCTTACCGCAATTGGAAGCCGAGACAAATCAACTTTTATCGCGGCTCAGTGCTAATCAGTTGCATGTGCAATTTATTACACAAAAGGCTGGACGCAATAGCAAGTCAACTAAGAAGAATGTGAAATTAATCGATACCTTGGATATTTTAATTGCCGACGCCAAAGGAACGCGAGCTTATGAAACTTATTCTGGTGGGGAAGCCTTTAGAATTAACTTTGCGATTCGTTTAGCTTTGGCGAAATTGTTAGCGCAGCGAGCGGGAGCGGCTTTGCAACTGCTAATTGTGGATGAAGGCTTTGGTACACAAGACGCGGAAGGATGCGATCGCTTAATTGCGGCCATTAATGCCATCTCCGCCGATTTTGCCTGTATACTCACAGTTACCCACATGCCCCATCTCAAAGAAGCCTTTCAAGCTCGCATTGAAGTGAATAAAAGCCAGCAAGGCTCCCAGATACGCTTGTTAATTTAA
- a CDS encoding squalene/phytoene synthase family protein — protein sequence MDLRRDALQILKDTSRTFYIPISILPPGLQEAVASAYLCMRAIDEVEDHPELDNLTKAKLLRTISWTLQTGVDGFAVDAFSLGFKGYENTLAEVTVGIREWSILAPEAIAPRIWDATAAMADRMADWAEKNWKVETESDLDRYTFGVAGAVGLLLSDLWAWYDGTPSNRTQAIGFGRGLQAVNILRNHTEDLKRGVDFFPEGWTAAHMHEYARRNLALADVYTNSLPTGPALDFCQIPLTLAHGTLDALANGKEKLSRRDVLALIQQLIGASMKAS from the coding sequence ATGGATTTACGTAGGGATGCACTGCAAATCCTGAAAGATACTAGTAGAACTTTTTATATTCCCATTAGTATTTTACCGCCAGGATTACAAGAAGCAGTTGCATCAGCATACTTGTGTATGCGAGCCATCGATGAAGTCGAGGATCATCCAGAATTGGATAACCTCACCAAAGCCAAGCTGTTACGAACGATTAGCTGGACATTACAAACAGGGGTTGATGGCTTTGCGGTTGATGCTTTCTCCTTGGGGTTTAAGGGATACGAGAATACTTTAGCAGAAGTGACTGTGGGAATTAGGGAATGGTCAATCTTAGCGCCAGAAGCGATCGCCCCCCGGATTTGGGACGCCACCGCAGCAATGGCAGATCGGATGGCTGATTGGGCAGAAAAAAACTGGAAAGTCGAGACAGAATCAGACTTAGATCGCTATACGTTCGGGGTGGCTGGTGCGGTGGGGCTGTTGCTATCAGATTTATGGGCTTGGTATGATGGCACCCCGTCTAACCGTACTCAAGCGATTGGGTTTGGTCGAGGCTTACAAGCTGTGAACATCCTCCGTAATCATACTGAAGACTTGAAGCGAGGAGTAGACTTTTTTCCAGAGGGTTGGACGGCTGCTCATATGCATGAATATGCCCGCCGTAACCTAGCCCTGGCCGATGTCTACACCAATTCCTTACCTACAGGCCCGGCTTTGGATTTTTGTCAAATACCGTTAACTTTAGCACATGGCACCCTGGATGCTTTAGCGAATGGTAAAGAAAAACTCAGCCGTCGTGATGTCTTAGCACTGATCCAACAGCTGATTGGTGCAAGCATGAAAGCTAGTTAG